One Lutra lutra chromosome 7, mLutLut1.2, whole genome shotgun sequence DNA window includes the following coding sequences:
- the INSM2 gene encoding insulinoma-associated protein 2: MPRGFLVKRTKRTGGSYRVRLAERGFPRLGPQGATPFPEEASNAPQPSTEQEAPPTLEETAAARELSGSSCRAARVSPGEGRQEGAAEWRADGREGPGPSPSPTKPAGVELRRAFLERCLSSPVSAESFPGGAAAVAAFSCSAAPAAAPTSGEQFLLPLRAPFPEPEFHPDPAPLSATLHGLKRAAGNERRVKAPPGCTSGPAAAGVKKPKAMRKLNFTDEVTTSPVLGLKIKEEEPGAPSRGLGGSRTPLGEFICQLCKEQYADPFALAQHRCSRIVRVEYRCPECDKVFSCPANLASHRRWHKPRPAAANAATVSSADGKPPPSSSSTFPDSGAVASFLAEGKENSRVERGADQHLQARDSSRAEQHQDSAPHQGLPVLSHPEPPLPQVPYTEGVLGRRMPGPGSASGVGGPEIFMCPYCHKKFRRQAYLRKHLGTHEAGSARALAPGFGSEHCAPLAFACPLCGAHFPSADIRDKHRLWHAVREELLLPALAGPPPEAPSPGGESDGSAQQIFSCKHCPSTFFSSPGLTRHINKCHPSESRQVLLLQMPLRPGC; encoded by the coding sequence ATGCCGAGGGGCTTCCTGGTAAAGCGAACTAAACGGACAGGCGGCTCATATCGAGTGCGCCTAGCTGAGCGGGGCTTCCCCAGGCTGGGGCCCCAGGGGGCTACGCCCTTCCCCGAGGAGGCTTCCAATGCCCCCCAGCCCAGTACGGAGCAGGAGGCACCCCCCACCTTGGAGGAGACAGCGGCGGCCCGTGAACTGTCGGGGTCGTCCTGTCGGGCGGCTAGGGTGAGCccgggggagggcaggcaggaaggTGCTGCGGAGTGGAGGGCGGATGGTAGGGAGGGTCCCGGTCCGAGCCCCAGCCCCACGAAGCCGGCGGGCGTGGAGCTGCGCCGGGCATTCCTGGAGCGCTGCCTCAGCTCACCCGTCTCTGCAGAGTCCTTCCCTGGGGGTGCCGCCGCGGTGGCTGCTTTCTCCTGCTCGGCGGCGCCAGCAGCTGCACCGACCTCGGGGGAGCAGTTCCTGCTGCCGCTCCGGGCACCGTTCCCAGAGCCAGAGTTCCACCCAGACCCTGCGCCCCTCTCGGCCACCCTGCATGGCCTGAAGCGGGCCGCTGGCAATGAGCGCCGTGTCAAGGCACCTCCGGGTTGCACGTCTGGACCTGCGGCCGCCGGAGTCAAGAAGCCAAAGGCGATGAGGAAGTTGAACTTCACCGATGAAGTGACCACGTCCCCTGTCCTGGGCCTGAAGATTAAGGAGGAGGAGCCCGGAGCACCATCCCGGGGTCTGGGGGGCAGCCGCACGCCACTGGGGGAGTTTATCTGCCAGCTATGCAAGGAGCAGTACGCGGACCCTTTCGCTCTGGCTCAGCACCGCTGCTCCCGCATCGTACGCGTGGAGTACCGCTGCCCTGAGTGCGACAAGGTCTTCAGCTGCCCTGCGAACCTCGCCTCCCATCGCCGCTGGCACAAACCGCGTCCCGCAGCGGCAAATGCCGCCACAGTGTCTTCAGCCGACGGGAAGCCGCCTCCTTCGTCTTCCTCGACCTTCCCAGACTCCGGGGCTGTTGCATCTTTCTTGGCGGAGGGGAAGGAGAACAGCCGGGTAGAGCGAGGGGCCGATCAGCACCTGCAGGCGAGGGACAGCTCCAGGGCGGAGCAGCACCAGGACAGCGCCCCACACCAGGGCCTTCCGGTGCTGTCCCACCCTGAGCCACCGCTGCCTCAGGTCCCCTATACGGAGGGGGTGTTGGGGCGCCGGATGCCTGGGCCAGGTAGTGCCAGTGGTGTTGGGGGACCCGAGATCTTCATGTGTCCATATTGCCACAAAAAGTTCCGTCGCCAAGCCTATCTGCGCAAGCACTTAGGCACTCACGAAGCAGGCTCCGCTCGTGCGCTTGCCCCGGGCTTTGGCTCCGAACACTGTGCCCCACTCGCCTTCGCTTGCCCACTATGCGGGGCGCACTTCCCATCCGCAGACATCAGGGACAAACACCGGCTGTGGCACGCGGTCCGCGAGGAGCTGCTCCTGCCTGCTCTGGCCGGGCCCCCCCCTGAAGCACCGAGCCCAGGCGGAGAATCCGACGGGAGTGCTCAGCAAATTTTCTCGTGCAAGCACTGCCCGTCCACTTTTTTTAGCTCCCCAGGGCTGACCCGGCACATAAATAAGTGCCACCCCTCAGAAAGTCGGCAGGTACTGCTGCTGCAGATGCCCTTGCGGCCTGGCTGTTGA